A genomic region of Notamacropus eugenii isolate mMacEug1 chromosome 3, mMacEug1.pri_v2, whole genome shotgun sequence contains the following coding sequences:
- the XPNPEP3 gene encoding xaa-Pro aminopeptidase 3: protein MEWQLRRSRRQPWSGGGGGGGGPRPGTPQGRTPVTLAPRAAPAEGPRRTQRACAAGSAWVSRRRGARLCWRLFSRTREGLAAMPWLFWAPRLGPGTRRTRGLAGCTPFLQRRFSLQPVPKRKIPSRYLGQPSPFTHPHLLRPGEVTPGLSQVEYALRRHKLMALIQKEAQGLGGTDQAVVLLSNPTFFMSNDIPYTFHQDNNFLYLCGFQEPDSILVLQSLPGKELPAHKAMLFVPRRDPSRELWDGPRSGADGAVALTGVDEAFPLEEFKYLVPKLKAETSTVWYDWTKPSHAQLHSDYMKPVTDAKAGSRNRMRAVRQLVQRLRLIKSPAEIALLQGAGRLTSQAFVETMFASKAPVDEAFLYAKFEFECRSRGADILAYPPVIAGGNRSNTLHYVKNNQIIKDGEMVLLDGGCESAGYASDITRTWPVNGRFSAAQAELYEAVLDIQKACLALCRPGKSLENIYSHMLGLIGQKLQELGVVTSLRANSITKAARKYCPHHVGHYLGMDVHDTPDMSRSLPLQPGMVVTIEPGIYVPEDDCDASERFRGLGIRIEDDVVVTNDSPLILSADCPKEMHHVERICDRGS, encoded by the exons ATGGAATGGCAACTCAGGCGCTCTCGCAGGCAGCCCTGGAGTGGcggtggagggggggggggggggccgcgCCCCGGGACGCCACAGGGCCGGACGCCTGTGACGTTAGCGCCGCGCGCCGCCCCAGCTGAAGGCCCGCGCCGGACCCAGCGCGCCTGCGCGGCCGGAAGCGCCTGGGTCTCCCGGCGACGCGGCGCTCGCCTCTGCTGGCGGCTTTTCTCCCGCACGCGCGAGGGGCTGGCGGCAATGCCCTGGCTGTTCTGGGCGCCCCGGCTCGGGCCCGGCACCAGGAGAACCCGCGGCCTCGCAG GATGCACaccctttttacagaggaggttcTCCCTCCAGCCTGTTCCAAAAAGGAAGATTCCGAGCCGGTATCTAGGCCAACCCAGCCCTTTTACACACCCACACCTTCTCAGACCAG GCGAGGTGACTCCGGGACTGTCTCAAGTGGAATACGCTCTCCGCAGACACAAACTGATGGCTTTGATCCAGAAAGAAGCCCAAGGCCTTGGTGGGACAGACCAAGCAGTGGTATTGCTCTCCAATCCCACGTTCTTCATGAGCAATGACATCCCCTACACCTTCCACCAAGACAATAACTTCCTGTACCTCTGTGGATTCCAAGAGCCCGACAGCATCCTGGTCCTTCAGAGCCTACCTGGCAAGGAGCTCCCCGCTCACAAAGCCATGCTCTTTGTCCCTCGGAGAGATCCCAGCCGGGAGCTCTGGGATGGGCCACGGTCAGGGGCTGATGGAGCTGTGGCCCTCACTGGTGTGGATGAAGCTTTCCCTCTGGAGGAGTTCAAGTATCTGGTCCCCAAACTGAAAG CGGAAACAAGTACCGTTTGGTATGACTGGACCAAGCCTTCCCATGCCCAGCTGCATTCTGACTACATGAAGCCTGTGACAGACGCCAAAGCCGGGAGCAGGAACAGGATGCGAGCTGTCCGCCAACTGGTACAGCGCCTCCGGCTCATCAAATCACCAGCCGAGATAGCGCTTCTACAGGGCGCTGGGCGGCTGACGTCCCAG GCTTTTGTAGAAACCATGTTTGCCAGCAAAGCCCCAGTGGATGAAGCATTTCTTTATGCTAAG TTTGAATTTGAGTGCCGGTCTCGGGGTGCAGACATCTTGGCCTACCCACCTGTGATCGCTGGGGGTAACCGGTCTAATACTTTGCACTATGTAAAGAACAACCAGATTATTAAG GATGGGGAGATGGTGCTGTTGGATGGAGGCTGTGAATCTGCTGGCTATGCCAGTGATATTACCCGTACCTGGCCGGTCAACGGGAG GTTTTCTGCAGCCCAGGCAGAGCTCTATGAAGCTGTGCTGGACATCCAAAAGGCGTGCTTGGCCCTTTGCCGCCCTGGCAAGAGCCTGGAGAACATCTACAGCCACATGCTGGGTCTGATAGGGCAGAAGCTCCAGGAGCTAGGGGTGGTGACCAGCCTCAGAGCTAACAGCATCACCAAG GCAGCTCGGAAATACTGTCCCCATCATGTTGGCCATTACCTCGGCATGGATGTCCACGACACACCGGACATGTCCCGCTCACTGCCCCTCCAGCCTGGCATGGTGGTCACTATTGAGCCAG